One stretch of Pseudomonas sp. NC02 DNA includes these proteins:
- a CDS encoding DMT family transporter, whose amino-acid sequence MNLILLLVLVVAAGAVLSVQAAINGRLGQAVGVLRSSLLTFVVGAISTGLLILFFEPAHAVSLLDVPKWQLTGALFGVVYMMVMVGAVPIVGTAVATVAVIVGQLGMGMLIDNFGWLGNPAIELSGSRIVAMLCLALALVFMYRSNARRAD is encoded by the coding sequence ATGAACCTGATTCTGTTGTTGGTATTGGTAGTGGCCGCCGGTGCGGTATTGAGTGTGCAGGCCGCCATCAATGGCCGCCTCGGGCAGGCGGTGGGCGTATTGCGCAGCAGCCTGCTGACCTTTGTCGTGGGCGCGATCAGTACCGGATTGCTGATTCTGTTCTTTGAGCCCGCCCACGCGGTCAGCCTGCTGGACGTGCCGAAGTGGCAACTGACCGGGGCGTTGTTCGGGGTGGTGTACATGATGGTGATGGTCGGCGCGGTCCCGATTGTCGGTACGGCAGTGGCGACGGTGGCGGTGATTGTCGGGCAGTTGGGCATGGGCATGCTGATCGATAACTTCGGCTGGCTCGGCAACCCGGCGATCGAACTGTCCGGCAGCCGCATCGTGGCGATGCTGTGCCTCGCGCTGGCCCTGGTGTTCATGTACCGCAGCAACGCTCGTCGGGCTGACTGA
- a CDS encoding helix-turn-helix domain-containing protein, translating into MALAAPPDLSDHAVPVQPLARTYPRGLYVEPHQHDWGQLLYAMSGVMWVETPREALVVPPQRAVWLPPGVEHGIRVVSDLQMRNIYLRPALAATLDSQVQVIEVGGLLRELIVALVEQGDKGDQAYYEAVVGLALLELQRARRSPIRIALPVGADRRLTSACQAVMASPSLDIPFEQHAEAAGASVRTLARLFQNSLGMGFAEWRRQVQLATAVAELIQGQSVSAIARSLGYSPSSFSDMFRRELGMAPSQYPV; encoded by the coding sequence ATGGCCCTTGCCGCGCCTCCCGACCTCAGTGATCACGCCGTCCCCGTGCAACCCTTGGCGCGCACCTACCCGCGTGGGTTGTATGTCGAGCCCCATCAACACGATTGGGGCCAGTTGCTGTATGCCATGAGCGGCGTGATGTGGGTCGAGACACCCCGGGAAGCGCTGGTGGTGCCGCCCCAGCGCGCGGTGTGGCTGCCGCCGGGTGTCGAGCATGGGATTCGCGTGGTGTCGGACTTGCAGATGCGCAACATTTACCTGCGCCCGGCGCTGGCAGCGACCCTGGACAGCCAGGTGCAAGTGATCGAGGTCGGCGGGCTGCTGCGCGAACTGATCGTGGCGCTGGTGGAGCAGGGCGACAAGGGGGACCAGGCCTACTACGAGGCCGTGGTCGGCCTGGCCCTGCTGGAACTGCAACGGGCCCGGCGCTCGCCGATCCGCATTGCCTTGCCCGTGGGCGCCGACCGACGCCTGACCAGCGCCTGCCAGGCGGTGATGGCGTCACCGTCCCTGGACATTCCCTTTGAACAGCACGCCGAAGCCGCCGGCGCCAGCGTACGCACCCTGGCCCGGCTGTTCCAGAACAGCCTGGGCATGGGCTTTGCCGAGTGGCGCCGCCAGGTGCAGTTGGCCACCGCCGTGGCCGAGTTGATCCAGGGCCAGTCGGTCAGCGCGATCGCCCGTTCCCTGGGTTATTCGCCGAGCAGTTTCAGCGACATGTTTCGCCGTGAACTGGGGATGGCGCCGTCGCAGTATCCCGTCTGA
- a CDS encoding zinc-binding alcohol dehydrogenase family protein — MKALQFSATGDLAALAYVDVATPVPAAGEVLVQIKAAGLNPSDVKNVLGRFPYTTLPRIPGRDFAGVVVEGPQELVGQEVWGTGRDLGFFADGSHAQYLTVSAKGVAHKPSHLSFAQAASLGVPYTTAWDALERSGVGKGTRLLVIGANGAVGSAALALAKIRGAQVLGAVRRPEQVEALREQGFEGLLLGQPEALGGQVNALFGTGADVIFDTTGFWLPAAVAALAPFGRIAIIAAPVDGHVQLPALALYRKGGSVVGINSLLYNCEQCAVMLEQFGRFFDEDLLPLPTGLREVSLADGVKCFEQVNQGSADKIIFLP; from the coding sequence ATGAAAGCACTGCAATTTTCCGCCACCGGCGATCTCGCTGCCCTTGCTTACGTTGATGTCGCCACGCCGGTGCCGGCGGCCGGTGAAGTCCTGGTGCAGATCAAGGCTGCCGGGCTGAACCCCAGCGACGTGAAGAACGTGCTCGGGCGTTTCCCCTACACCACGTTGCCACGCATTCCCGGCCGTGATTTTGCCGGGGTGGTGGTGGAAGGCCCACAGGAACTGGTCGGCCAGGAAGTCTGGGGCACCGGTCGCGACCTGGGTTTTTTCGCTGACGGTTCCCACGCCCAGTACCTCACCGTGTCGGCCAAGGGCGTGGCGCACAAGCCCAGCCATCTGAGCTTTGCCCAGGCCGCCAGTCTCGGCGTACCGTACACCACGGCGTGGGATGCCCTTGAGCGCAGCGGTGTCGGCAAAGGCACTCGCTTATTGGTGATTGGTGCCAATGGGGCTGTAGGCAGCGCGGCGTTGGCCCTGGCGAAGATTCGTGGGGCCCAGGTGCTCGGGGCCGTGCGTCGGCCGGAACAGGTCGAGGCCTTGCGCGAGCAGGGTTTCGAGGGGCTGTTACTGGGCCAGCCGGAAGCGCTGGGAGGGCAGGTCAATGCGCTGTTCGGTACGGGCGCCGATGTGATCTTTGACACCACCGGCTTCTGGTTGCCGGCAGCGGTGGCGGCGCTGGCGCCTTTTGGCCGTATCGCGATCATCGCCGCGCCGGTGGACGGGCACGTGCAACTGCCGGCCCTGGCGTTGTATCGCAAGGGTGGTTCGGTGGTGGGGATCAATTCGCTGCTCTACAACTGCGAGCAATGCGCCGTGATGCTGGAGCAGTTCGGGCGGTTCTTCGATGAGGACTTGTTGCCGCTGCCGACCGGTTTGCGGGAAGTGTCGCTGGCCGACGGTGTGAAGTGCTTTGAGCAAGTGAACCAGGGCAGTGCCGACAAGATTATCTTCCTGCCCTGA
- a CDS encoding DUF6555 family protein, whose protein sequence is MTNAKLFVIDYTLHGQPKSFIIRLEKLDNAEAWHWASCDAGVGRIGRFAREQVKKTSQPQAEKFGIENVQWRRSDARPSA, encoded by the coding sequence ATGACTAACGCAAAACTTTTCGTGATCGACTACACGCTGCATGGCCAGCCCAAGTCATTCATCATCCGCCTGGAAAAACTCGACAACGCCGAAGCCTGGCATTGGGCGAGCTGCGACGCCGGCGTAGGCCGCATCGGGCGCTTTGCCCGTGAGCAGGTGAAGAAGACGAGCCAGCCCCAGGCCGAGAAATTCGGCATCGAAAACGTGCAATGGCGCCGCTCGGATGCGCGCCCCAGCGCGTGA
- a CDS encoding DUF1427 family protein, with protein sequence MNYLISLAIGLLVGVIYGALDFRSPAPPAIALIGLMGMLMGEKLWPMGRQMVSAWFS encoded by the coding sequence ATGAATTACCTGATTTCCTTGGCCATCGGCCTGTTGGTCGGCGTGATTTACGGTGCCCTGGACTTTCGCTCGCCTGCGCCTCCTGCCATCGCCCTGATCGGGCTGATGGGCATGCTGATGGGCGAGAAGCTCTGGCCCATGGGCCGGCAAATGGTCAGCGCCTGGTTCTCCTGA
- a CDS encoding metallothionein, protein MQEKTCACPHCNCQLGKNAVMKDGKGYCCQGCAEHHAHGEPCASATGCECAKSAHG, encoded by the coding sequence ATGCAAGAGAAAACATGTGCCTGCCCCCACTGCAACTGCCAGTTGGGGAAAAACGCGGTGATGAAGGATGGCAAGGGCTATTGCTGCCAAGGCTGCGCCGAGCATCATGCCCATGGCGAGCCTTGTGCTTCGGCGACCGGGTGCGAGTGTGCCAAGTCGGCGCACGGCTAA